CCAGGTGAGCCGCCGCGGTCTGCTCAAGACCGCCGGCGGCCTCACCGCGGCCCTCGCCCTCGGCGCCGGAGCCACCGCCACCACGGCCGACGCCGCCCCCGCCGCCTTCACCCACCCCGGCATGCTCCACAACGCCGGCGACATCAACCGCGCCAAGGTCAGGGTCGCCGCGGGCGACGACCCCTGGCTGTCCGGCTGGAACAAGCTGACCGCCAACTCCCACTCCCAGTCCACCTGGACCAACCGGGCCACCGCGACCATCATCCGCGGCGGCACCGGAGAGAACTACCCGCAGCTCTACAACGACATCGCGGCCGCCTACCAGAACGCGCTGCGCTGGAAAGTCGGCGGCACCGAGGCGAACGCCCAGTGCGCCGCGAACATCCTCAACGCCTGGTCGCGCACCCTGACCACGGTCACCGGTAACGCCGACCGGTTCCTCGCCGCCGGACTCTACGGCTGGCAGTTCGCGAACGCCTGCGAACTGATGCGGGACTACCCGGCGTTCGACCTCGCCGCCGCCCAGGACATGATGGTCAGAGTCTTCTACCCGCTCAACAACCAGTTCCTCACCGGCCACAACGACGCCTGCATCACCAACTACTGGGCCAACTGGGACCTGTGCAACATGGCCTCTGTCATGGCCATCGGGATCCTCACCGACAACGCAGCGAAGTACGACCAGGCCGTCACCTACTTCAAGTCCGGCGCGGGAAACGGTTCCATCCAGCACGCCGTCCCGTTCCTGTACGGCAACGTCGAGGGCTACGACCTCGGCCAGTGGCAGGAGTCCGGCCGCGACCAGGGCCACACGGTCATGGGCATGGGCCAGATGGGAGCGCTCTGCGAGATGGCCTGGAACCAGGGCGACGACCTCTACTCGTACGACGGCCGCCGCTTCATGAAGGCCGCCCAGTACGTCGCCAAGTACAACCTGAACATGAACGTGCCGTTCACCACGTACACCTGGGGCACCGGCCAGAACTGCGCCCAGCAGTCGCAGACCGTACTGGGCTCCGGATCCCGCGGCCAGGCGCGCCCCGTGTGGGCGATGCTCCACTACCACTACGGCAGGCGGCTGCTCCTCGACGACAAGTACATCTCCCAGATGTGCTTCTCCGTCGCCCCCGAGGGCGGAGGGGGTGACTACGGCACCACCAGCGGCGGATTCGATCAGCTCGGCTTCGGCACGCTGATGTACGCGAAGTAACCCGAACAGCCCTCACACCCGCTCGTGCACCGGAATACCGGGCCACAATGAGTTGCTCTGATCTTCACGGTGCACGAGCGCGGTGAGGGGGCTGGTGGACGTATGACGGCAGACCAGGCGGACCCCGTGGTGAGCACGCCCCACGGTGCCCTGAGGGGCCGGTACGAGCGCGGGGTCGCGGTCTTCCGCGGCATCCCGTACGCGGCCCCTCCCTTCGGGCCCCGCCGCTTCCGACCGCCCGTACCCCTGCCGCCCTGGGACGGGGTCCGCGACGCCGGCTCCTTCGGCCCCACCCCGCCGAAACCGCCGTACTCCGACGCCTTCGCCCACTACCTGTCCGACCCGGTCGTGCCAGGGGACGACTGCCTCAACCTCAACGTCTGGACCCCGCAGCCCGGCCCCGCAGCCCGCCTGCCCGTCCTCGTCTGGCTGCACGGCGGCGCCCTGACCCGGGGCTCCTCCGCCGTACCCGTCTACGACGGCCACGCCTTCGCCCGTGACGGCGTGGTGTGCGTCTCGATCAACTACCGACTGGGCGTGGAGGGCTACGGCCTGTTCCCGGACACGCCCCCGAACCCCGGCCTGCGCGACCAGATCGCCGCCCTGACCTGGGTGCACGAGTCCATCGAGGCCTTCGGCGGCGACCCCGGCCGCATCACCCTCGCCGGCCAGTCCGCCGGTGCCATCAGCGTCGGCGCCCTCATCGCCGCCCCGCAGACGCAGGGGCTGGTCCGGCGGGCGGTTCTGCAGAGCGGACCGCCCGAGGCGTCCGAGCGCGCCAAGGTACGGCGGATGGTGCGCCGTATGGCCTCCCGGCTGAAGATTCCCGCCACCGCCGAGGCCTTCGCCGCCGTCGACCGCGACCTGCTGCTGCGTACCCAGGCCGAAGTGGGCAAGCTCAGCAGCCCGGTGGTCGGCGGACCCGCCTTCGGCGTCGTCATCGACGGCGACACCGTCCCGCGCGACCCCCTGGAGGCCCTCACGGACGGCGGCGCCGCCCCCGGCGTCGAGCTGCTGATGGGCTGGACCCGCGACGAATACCGGCTGTGGCTGGTCCCGGGCGGCCTGTTGGAGCGCGTCGACCGCCTGGGAGCCGTCGCCTTCGCGGGAGCCATGGCCCGCTGCCACTGCGGCAGCGAGGTCCCGCGCGGCTACCGCGCCCTGCACCCCGAGGCGAGTACGGCGGAAATCGTCGGCCAGCTGGTCACCGACCACCTCCTGCGCATCCCCCTGCGCCAGCTGGCCGACGCCCGTACGGAACCGTCGTACGTCTACGAGTTCGCCTGGCCCTCGAACCTGCCCGACCTCGGCGCCTGCCACGCGCTGGAGCTCGGCTTCGTCTTCGACACGGGGGAGGCCCCCGAGTCCCGCAAACTGGCCGGAGAAGGCGCCCCGCAGGAGCTGGCCGACGAGATGCACGCCGCCTGGGTGCGTTTCGCCACGGACGGTGACCCGGGCTGGGAACGCTGGGACGCGGCCTACCCGGTGCGCGTCTTCGGAGACCGCGCACCGGACGCCGAGAACGGTGTGGCCTACACGGCGTACGGCCCCCGCGACCGCGAACTCGCCCTCTGGGCGACCGAGGCGGCGCTCACGCCTGCGGGGCGTATGTTCGGCTGAGTGTGGACAGGAAAGGGGTCCAGGCGGCGGGGGTGCGCCCGTCTCCCCGTGTCAGCCAGTGAACTGGACGACGTCATGTTCGGTATCGGAGCATTCGCCAAGTACGGCGGCGTGTCGGTTCGCATGCCGCGCCACTACGACGCCGTGGGCCTCTTGCGTCCCGCCCATGTCGATCCGCACACCGGCTACCGGTCTTACGAGGCCGAGCAGTTGGCTCGGCTCAACCGCCCCATCGCCCTCAAGGAGTTGGGCTTCACGCTCGAACAGGTGCGCGCCGTCCTCGACGAGAAGATGGACGCGATCGATTTGCGGGGCATGTTGCGGCTGCGCCGTGCGGAGCTGGAGTCGGCCATGGCGGCCGATGCCGCCCGGCTGGCGCAGGTCGAGGCGAGGCTCCGGGTGATCGAGAGTGAGGGACAGAAGTCGTTCGACGACGTGGTGATCAAGCAGGTCCCGGCGATGCGTGTGGCGGAGCTGACGGCCGTGGTGGAGAGCTTCGAGCCGCGGTTCAACACCCCGGTGATCACCCCGCTCTACGAGGAGTTGTGGAGCCGGATGCAGGCTGCCGGGCTCCGGGCGAGCGGTGCGGCCGTCGCCTACTACGAGAACCTCGATAGGCCGGTGACGGTGCGCGCGGCCATCCCTGTCGGGGCCGAACCAGACCCTTCGCGGGACTTCGCGGTGGTCGATCTGCCGGCGGCGGAGGTCGCGACGCTGGTGCATGACGGCCCGATGGAACAGGTCATCCCCAACGTCCAGGCGCTAGCCCGCTGGATCGACGCCCATGGCTACACGTCGGTCGGCCCCGCCCGCGAGGTGACTCTCTCCTGCCCCAACTGCGGCGATCACTCGGTGACCGAGCTGCAGGAGCCGGTCGCTCGCCGCTGAGTACTAGTGGGCCGGCGGAGGTCCCACCGAGTCGCGTACGACGACGTGCGTGCCCAGCAGCAGGTGTTCGTCCGGGGCGCCCGGGGTGTGCTCCAGAGCCGTGCGGACGGCGAGGCGGCCGAGTTCCTCGTAGGGGACGTGGACCGTCGTCAGGGCGGGGTGCAGGTCACGGGCGAAGGGGATGTCGTCGTAGCCGGCGAGGGAGACGTCGTCCGGCACCTTCAGGCCCGCCTCGTGCAGGGCGGTGAGGGCACCCGCCGCGACCATGTCCGTGGCGGCCACCACCGCCGTGAAGTCGAGGTCGTCCTTGAGCGCTTGCTGCATGAGGCGGTGGCCCGCGTCGCGGGTGAAGTCGCCGTGCAGGACGAGGGACGGGTCCGGGGTCAGGCCCCGGGCCCGGTGCGCGGCGAGGTAGCCGCGTTCGCGGCCCAGGGCCGTGGTGTGGTCCGCCCGGCCGCCGAGGAACAGCACCCGGCGGTGGCCCTGCGCGAGCACGTGGGCGACCAGGGTGTGGGCGCCGCCCTCGTTGTCGTACTCGATGACCGTCACCGGGGCGCCCGGGTCCAGCGGCGGCCGGCCGCAGAGGACCAGCCGGGAGCCGGCCGAGGCGAGGGAGTCGGCCATGCGGTGGGTGCGTTCGCGGTACTCGGGGGTGTCGGCCGTGCCGCCGACCAGGATCACGGCGGCGGCCCGCTGGGCGCGCATCATCTCGACGAACTCCAGCTCGTGCCGGACGTCGCCCTCCGTGCTGCACACCAGGCAGAGGTGGCCGAGGCGGGTCGCCTCGCGTTCGACGCCGTGGGCCATGTGCGCGAACGAGGGGCCGGTGATGTCCTCCAGGACGAAGGCGAGGGTGGGCGTGCCGACTCCGGCGATCGCCTTCGCCCGGGCGTCGGCCACGTAGTCCAGCTCACGGACCGCCCGCATCACGCGCCCGCGCGTCGCCGCGCTCACCGGATACGCGCCGCCCAGCACCCGGGACACCGTCGACGCGGAGACCCCCGCGCGCGCCGCCACGTCCCGGATGGTGCTGCGGCTCGCGTCCCCGCTCTTCCTCGTCATGCCTGCCTCGTCTCTCCGGGCACCGGTCCGCGCCCACCCCCTCGGGAACTGCGGCAACGCCGTAGCAACCGGTTCCCATGACGGAGGCTAGCAGTGGCGGGCGGGGCGGAGGAGGGGTGTGCGCGGACTGCCGGGCGGTGCGGGGCTACCGTCGCGCTACGCCGCTCCCAGTGCCCCCGCGATGCCCGAGATCGCCTCCGGCCCCACCCGGCAGCAGCCGCCGATCAGGCGGGCGCCGGACTGCTGCCAGCCCTTCACCTGGTCGGCGGTGAAGGTGGAGCGGCCGGTCCAGCCGCGGGCGTCGGCGTCCCAGGTCTCGCCGCTGTTGGGGTAGACGACGACCGGCTTGCCGGTGACCCGCGCCGCCGTCGCGGCCGCGCCGTCCAAGTCCTGCGGAGCGCAGCAGTTCACCCCGACCGCGATCACCTCGTCCGCGTCGGCGGCCAGGGCGAAGGCCTCCTCCAGCGGCTGCCCGGCGCGCGTGCGGCCACCGGCGACGGAGTACGTCAGCCAGGCCGGTACTCCGAGCCCGCGCACCGCCCGCAGCAGGGCGGTGGCCTCGTCGGCGTCGGGGACCGTCTCCAGCGCGAGCACGTCGGGGCGGGCGGCGGCCAGCACCTCCAGGCGGGGGCGGTGGAAGCGCTCCAGTTCGTCGACCGTGAGGCCGTAGCGCCCCCGGTACTCGGAGCCGTCCGCGAGCATCGCCCCGTAGGGGCCAGCCGAGGCCGCCACCCACAACGGCCGCGGGACACGCGCCCGCCGGGCCGCTTCCCGGGCCGACTCCACGCTCAGCGCCATGAGTTCGGCCGCCCGGTCATGGCTGATCCCGCGCTTGGCGAAGCCCTCGAACGTGGCCTGGTAGCTGGCCGTGATCGCCACATCCGCACCCGCCCGGAAGTAGGCGAGATGCGCCTCGGTGATCGCCTCCGGCTGTTCCGCGAGCAGCCGCGCCGACCACAGCTCGTCGCTCAGGTCGTGCCCGGCCGACTCGAGCTGGTTGGACATGCCGCCGTCCAGGACGACCGTCCCGGCGGCGAGGGCTTCGGCGAGGGTGAGGGTGCTGGTCATGCCGACGACGGTAGTCGAGAACCGGCGACGGACCCCAGCCGAGTGTGTCCAGTGCATGAACAGGTCGCCCAACATGTGGGACGGCGGGTTACGATCACGGCCCTCCCCCCTCTCCGCTCGTCAGGAACGCCCATGACCGTCCCCAGCCCCGCCGAGGCCGCCGAACCCGTCGAGCCGGCCCCGGCGCCCGCTCCTCGCCGCACCTTCGGCCTCGCCGCCGCCACGGCCCTCGTCATGGGCAACATCATCGGCGGCGGCATCTTCGCCCTGCCCGCCACCGTCGCCCCCTACGGCACGGTCAGCCTGCTCGCGTTCGTCGTGCTCTCGGTCGGCGCGGTGTTGCTCGCGCTGCTCTTCGGCAGGCTGGCCCGGCGCAGCCCCGTCACCGGCGGGCTCTACATCTACCCGCGGGACGCCTTCGGCGAGTTCGCCGGGTTCCTGTCGGCCTGGTCGTACTGGACGATGTGCTGGGTCAGCATCGCCGCCCTGGCCGTCGCGGTCGTCGGCTACGTCGACGTCCTGATACCCCTGCACGGCAATCACGCCCTCCAGGCCGTCGTCGCCCTGGCCGCCCTCTGGCTGCCGGCCGCGGCGAACTTCGCGGGCACGCGCTGGGTCGGCACGGTGCAGGTCGTCTCCACGATCCTGAAGTTCGTACCCCTGCTCCTGCTCGCCACCATCGGGCTGTTCTTCGTCGACGCGGACAACTTCGGCCCGTTCAACGCCTCCGGCCAGAGCGTCTCCGGTGCGCTGGCCGCCTCCGCCGCGCTGCTGCTCTACAGCTTCCTCGGGGTCGAGTCGGCCGCGGTCAGCGCCGGCGAGGTCCGCGACCCCGAGCGCACGGTCGGCCGGGCGAGCGTCCTGGGCACGCTGGCCTCGGCCCTGGTGTACATCCTCGGTACGGTCGCCGTGTTCGGCCTGGTCCCGCACGACCGGCTCGTCGACTCGGGCGCCCCCTTCGCCGACGCGGTGAACGCGATCACCGGCGCCGGCTGGGGCGGCACCGTCATCGCCCTGGTCGCGGTCGCCTCGATCACCGGCTGCCTCAACGGCTGGATCCTCATGGCCGCGCAGATGCCGTACGCCGCAGCCCGCGACGGCCTCTTCCCGGCCCCGTTCGCGCGGCTGGGCAAGGGTGGCGTGCCCGGCTTCGGGGTGTGGGCCTGCGTGATCCTCGGCTCGCTGCTCATCGCCCTCAACTACACGGCCGGCCCGGACACCACGTTCCGCGTCCTCGTGCTGATCACCACGTTCACCGGCTGCGTGCCGTACCTGCTGTCGGCGGCGGCCCAGCTGTACTGGCTGGCCCGCGGCACCCGCGACCGCGTCCGGCCCGCAGGGCTCGCCCGGGACCTGACGGTCGCCGTCCTCTCCTTCGGGTTCTCTTTCTGGCTGATCGCCGGTGCCGGGTACGCGGCCGTCTACCAAGGCGTGCTCTTCCTCTTCGCCGGGATCCCGGTGTACGTGTGGCTGCGGGGACGCAAGGACAGGGACGGGGTCTCGGCATAGCATCGGGGGATGCCCGAGGTCGCTGCAGCGCATGCCGAAGTACGTGAAATCCTGGGAGTCCCGGCGGAAAAGGCGGTGTTCGAGCCGCTCACGCACAACCCGTCGAACGGCGTCACGGCCGGGGTGTG
This is a stretch of genomic DNA from Streptomyces hawaiiensis. It encodes these proteins:
- a CDS encoding MerR family transcriptional regulator — protein: MFGIGAFAKYGGVSVRMPRHYDAVGLLRPAHVDPHTGYRSYEAEQLARLNRPIALKELGFTLEQVRAVLDEKMDAIDLRGMLRLRRAELESAMAADAARLAQVEARLRVIESEGQKSFDDVVIKQVPAMRVAELTAVVESFEPRFNTPVITPLYEELWSRMQAAGLRASGAAVAYYENLDRPVTVRAAIPVGAEPDPSRDFAVVDLPAAEVATLVHDGPMEQVIPNVQALARWIDAHGYTSVGPAREVTLSCPNCGDHSVTELQEPVARR
- a CDS encoding alginate lyase family protein, encoding MSRTSPHTHHEDGQVSRRGLLKTAGGLTAALALGAGATATTADAAPAAFTHPGMLHNAGDINRAKVRVAAGDDPWLSGWNKLTANSHSQSTWTNRATATIIRGGTGENYPQLYNDIAAAYQNALRWKVGGTEANAQCAANILNAWSRTLTTVTGNADRFLAAGLYGWQFANACELMRDYPAFDLAAAQDMMVRVFYPLNNQFLTGHNDACITNYWANWDLCNMASVMAIGILTDNAAKYDQAVTYFKSGAGNGSIQHAVPFLYGNVEGYDLGQWQESGRDQGHTVMGMGQMGALCEMAWNQGDDLYSYDGRRFMKAAQYVAKYNLNMNVPFTTYTWGTGQNCAQQSQTVLGSGSRGQARPVWAMLHYHYGRRLLLDDKYISQMCFSVAPEGGGGDYGTTSGGFDQLGFGTLMYAK
- a CDS encoding amino acid permease — protein: MTVPSPAEAAEPVEPAPAPAPRRTFGLAAATALVMGNIIGGGIFALPATVAPYGTVSLLAFVVLSVGAVLLALLFGRLARRSPVTGGLYIYPRDAFGEFAGFLSAWSYWTMCWVSIAALAVAVVGYVDVLIPLHGNHALQAVVALAALWLPAAANFAGTRWVGTVQVVSTILKFVPLLLLATIGLFFVDADNFGPFNASGQSVSGALAASAALLLYSFLGVESAAVSAGEVRDPERTVGRASVLGTLASALVYILGTVAVFGLVPHDRLVDSGAPFADAVNAITGAGWGGTVIALVAVASITGCLNGWILMAAQMPYAAARDGLFPAPFARLGKGGVPGFGVWACVILGSLLIALNYTAGPDTTFRVLVLITTFTGCVPYLLSAAAQLYWLARGTRDRVRPAGLARDLTVAVLSFGFSFWLIAGAGYAAVYQGVLFLFAGIPVYVWLRGRKDRDGVSA
- the mmuM gene encoding homocysteine S-methyltransferase, with amino-acid sequence MTSTLTLAEALAAGTVVLDGGMSNQLESAGHDLSDELWSARLLAEQPEAITEAHLAYFRAGADVAITASYQATFEGFAKRGISHDRAAELMALSVESAREAARRARVPRPLWVAASAGPYGAMLADGSEYRGRYGLTVDELERFHRPRLEVLAAARPDVLALETVPDADEATALLRAVRGLGVPAWLTYSVAGGRTRAGQPLEEAFALAADADEVIAVGVNCCAPQDLDGAAATAARVTGKPVVVYPNSGETWDADARGWTGRSTFTADQVKGWQQSGARLIGGCCRVGPEAISGIAGALGAA
- a CDS encoding LacI family DNA-binding transcriptional regulator, which gives rise to MTRKSGDASRSTIRDVAARAGVSASTVSRVLGGAYPVSAATRGRVMRAVRELDYVADARAKAIAGVGTPTLAFVLEDITGPSFAHMAHGVEREATRLGHLCLVCSTEGDVRHELEFVEMMRAQRAAAVILVGGTADTPEYRERTHRMADSLASAGSRLVLCGRPPLDPGAPVTVIEYDNEGGAHTLVAHVLAQGHRRVLFLGGRADHTTALGRERGYLAAHRARGLTPDPSLVLHGDFTRDAGHRLMQQALKDDLDFTAVVAATDMVAAGALTALHEAGLKVPDDVSLAGYDDIPFARDLHPALTTVHVPYEELGRLAVRTALEHTPGAPDEHLLLGTHVVVRDSVGPPPAH
- a CDS encoding carboxylesterase/lipase family protein, yielding MTADQADPVVSTPHGALRGRYERGVAVFRGIPYAAPPFGPRRFRPPVPLPPWDGVRDAGSFGPTPPKPPYSDAFAHYLSDPVVPGDDCLNLNVWTPQPGPAARLPVLVWLHGGALTRGSSAVPVYDGHAFARDGVVCVSINYRLGVEGYGLFPDTPPNPGLRDQIAALTWVHESIEAFGGDPGRITLAGQSAGAISVGALIAAPQTQGLVRRAVLQSGPPEASERAKVRRMVRRMASRLKIPATAEAFAAVDRDLLLRTQAEVGKLSSPVVGGPAFGVVIDGDTVPRDPLEALTDGGAAPGVELLMGWTRDEYRLWLVPGGLLERVDRLGAVAFAGAMARCHCGSEVPRGYRALHPEASTAEIVGQLVTDHLLRIPLRQLADARTEPSYVYEFAWPSNLPDLGACHALELGFVFDTGEAPESRKLAGEGAPQELADEMHAAWVRFATDGDPGWERWDAAYPVRVFGDRAPDAENGVAYTAYGPRDRELALWATEAALTPAGRMFG